The Chlamydia sp. 04-14 DNA segment ATTAGTTTCACAATTAAAGCGTCAAAACCTCATCTGAAACAGATCCTAGTAGGGAAATAGGGATTTCTTCGGGAAGTTCATTGTGTGATAAAACAAGAAGATCTGGGAAGTGAGGTTCGATCATTTTCCTTAATTCAAAACGCGATTCGCATCCGGTAATAATAGCTCGAAATCCTCCATCCCCTGATTGTTCGAGGAGATTCTGCACTTGGTGAACAAGTTTATCACACATTAGAGGATTAGATTTTGAGTATAAGTCACCTATCATTCGTTCTACATGTGAATCTACGGTGATAATTTCTAATGTATTTTCCTTATCCCAAAGAGCTCTTCCTATATGTTTCCCCAAGTATTTTCTAATCTTCTCAGAAAGCATTTCTAGACTTTCGTCATGAGATGCGTATAACGCTATTGCTTCCAATATCTTAGGGAACAATCTTAAGGATATACGCTCTTTAACCAGATTCTTTATTAAGAAAAGAAGAGAGTTCTCAGAAATTTTTTTCGGAATAATCTCATCGATGGAAATTCCAAAAACGTTTTGTGTATCTCTTATCAAAACTTTAATATGGTTTCCGTGAATAGCGTCTGGAGCTAAATTTCTTAATATTGGCAAAAGATGAATCAAAGAGATTTCTTTGATAGAGAAATGTTGGCCACCATAACTTAAAGAAGCTTTTTTCTCAGTATGAATAACCCGTATTTCGTTAGGCAATAAAACACCTGTTTCATTGAAGATAATTTCACAAGCTTGCCTATATATTTCTATAGGATCTGTTCCTCTATAACCTATTGGAAGCAACAGGTGTATTTGTTGAAACTCTTCGGATACAAGTTCAAGTCCTTGAATATTATTTTTTTGTTTATGCGCAATGAATAATGCTACAACACTGGCAATTATAGGTCCCTTGGGAGTTCCTGAAACAAATAACAATGAAGAAATCAAAACAGCAATTGTTTTAAAATGAGTCCTAGCTTGCTCATAATAATCCATCATATGCTCAAGCAAGGATTCTTTTTGCCCCACCTTAGATATCAATGTAGCTGCGGCACATGATGTCAATAAGGCCGGCACTTGACTTACCAGAGCGTCTCCCACCACTGTCAGCCATAAATTATCCGCAACACCATCTAAAGAATATGAAAAGTAAGAAGCAGCTATAGAATTAACAATAAGCAAAATACAACTAACAATTGCATCTCCTTTTACAAAACGAAATACACCTTCCATAGAGGAAAAGAAATCACTCTGATCAAAAAGATCTTGTTTTTGCTTTTCGATATCAATACTAGAAGCCCTGCCAGACAACAGATCGGCATCCAATGACATCTGCTTCCCAGGAAGCGCTTCTAAAATAAATCGGGCACGAACTTCAGCAACTCTTTCTGATCCCTTAGCAATTACAAGGAAATTAACTAGAAAGAATAGACAGCAGGCAACAGTCCCTGCTCCCAAACTTCCTAGAGAAAAGAAATTTCCTAATGAAAAAATCATAGGGGACGCCCAACCTGAGGATAAAATCAATCGGGTTGAAGCAAGATTTAGTCCCAGACGAAATAAGCAAAGATATAGAAATAATGAGGGAAAAATCTTAGCTTCATGACTAGATTTTAAAGAAAATACCCAAAAGACAACAGTCAAAGACAGGATGAAATTGATACACAGACCGGCATCTAGAATCCCTTGAGGTAAAGGCATTAAGAAAGAAAGAAGGATACCCAAAGGAATGAGAGCCATTCTCCATAGTTTCTCTTGTTTGCTTGTCACCAAGCTCCTCCCTTCTGAGACTCTCCTATTTTCTTAAATAATGACAAAAAATATATATCTTCAAGAAAAACTCTTACGTCACAAAATAGCGAATTTTAGTTTATGTTTATCTTGTAGACTATTTTCTTCTATGCTAACGTCTTTATTTCTTAGAGACATTTGTACGGA contains these protein-coding regions:
- a CDS encoding EscV/YscV/HrcV family type III secretion system export apparatus protein, which gives rise to MALIPLGILLSFLMPLPQGILDAGLCINFILSLTVVFWVFSLKSSHEAKIFPSLFLYLCLFRLGLNLASTRLILSSGWASPMIFSLGNFFSLGSLGAGTVACCLFFLVNFLVIAKGSERVAEVRARFILEALPGKQMSLDADLLSGRASSIDIEKQKQDLFDQSDFFSSMEGVFRFVKGDAIVSCILLIVNSIAASYFSYSLDGVADNLWLTVVGDALVSQVPALLTSCAAATLISKVGQKESLLEHMMDYYEQARTHFKTIAVLISSLLFVSGTPKGPIIASVVALFIAHKQKNNIQGLELVSEEFQQIHLLLPIGYRGTDPIEIYRQACEIIFNETGVLLPNEIRVIHTEKKASLSYGGQHFSIKEISLIHLLPILRNLAPDAIHGNHIKVLIRDTQNVFGISIDEIIPKKISENSLLFLIKNLVKERISLRLFPKILEAIALYASHDESLEMLSEKIRKYLGKHIGRALWDKENTLEIITVDSHVERMIGDLYSKSNPLMCDKLVHQVQNLLEQSGDGGFRAIITGCESRFELRKMIEPHFPDLLVLSHNELPEEIPISLLGSVSDEVLTL